The Saxibacter everestensis genome has a window encoding:
- a CDS encoding MFS transporter, with product MSGLSVSVRRWLGLMAIALGVALIVVDTTIVNVITPSVIEDIGIDSSQAQWIQESYAIIFAALLLLVGRISDLRGARPVFILGVVIFGVTSLIAGAAPNGEVLILGRFLQGLGAALILPTSLSLLNRMFTGKARGQAFAIWGSTIGAATALGPVLGGWLSEHSSWRWAFGINIPLTILILILAMLFITPTPRTRGRVDGISASLSILGLGLLAFGLVEGRVYGWVTSQRAFELFGGTWDSGLSPAFIALVLAVILLVGFVWRQIIVSRGTGRHEPLMDVKLFSIASFRNGNIATLIIGLGEFGIIAVMPLWLQFTLDYTPLQAGLALVPIAVGSFVASGISFPLTAKVSPLGLVRLGLALEVVGLAGLGIVAAASDAQWWLIALVLFFYGIGVGFATSQVTNVVLADVPEEEGGQSSGIQSTFRQLGSALGIAALTTVFFSTLSSNLRDRLANAGLPADQVAKLSEAVSDSAGAVIEPLSNNPATASVADAAREAMTQALTFGSYLAAGFLVVGVIATFLIPNTRKAELQAGSEPAVADEMSTSQP from the coding sequence ATGTCGGGCTTATCAGTCTCTGTTCGCCGCTGGTTGGGCTTAATGGCCATCGCCCTGGGAGTTGCACTGATCGTGGTCGACACCACCATCGTGAACGTAATCACACCATCGGTGATCGAAGATATCGGGATCGACTCGAGCCAGGCACAGTGGATCCAGGAATCTTACGCGATAATCTTTGCCGCGCTGCTTTTGCTCGTTGGCCGGATCTCTGATCTCCGCGGCGCTCGGCCGGTGTTCATCTTGGGCGTCGTCATCTTTGGTGTCACGAGCCTTATCGCCGGCGCAGCGCCGAACGGCGAGGTCCTGATCCTCGGACGTTTCCTCCAGGGTTTGGGGGCGGCCCTCATCCTTCCCACATCGCTTTCGCTTCTCAACCGCATGTTCACGGGAAAGGCTCGCGGGCAGGCGTTTGCGATCTGGGGATCTACGATCGGAGCAGCCACCGCTCTCGGCCCGGTCCTCGGCGGATGGCTATCGGAGCACTCCTCGTGGCGGTGGGCATTCGGCATCAACATCCCACTCACAATCCTGATCCTGATCCTCGCCATGCTTTTCATCACCCCAACACCTCGAACGAGAGGACGTGTCGACGGCATCAGCGCGAGCCTGTCCATTCTGGGCCTCGGGCTCTTGGCCTTCGGGTTGGTCGAGGGGCGCGTCTACGGGTGGGTCACGAGCCAACGTGCCTTCGAGCTATTCGGCGGCACCTGGGACTCTGGCCTCTCGCCAGCATTCATCGCTCTCGTGCTTGCCGTGATCTTGCTGGTTGGGTTCGTCTGGCGGCAAATCATCGTCAGCCGTGGCACTGGTCGACACGAACCGCTGATGGACGTGAAGCTCTTCTCAATTGCTTCGTTCCGTAACGGAAACATCGCCACCTTGATCATCGGACTGGGCGAGTTCGGAATCATCGCCGTCATGCCGCTGTGGCTCCAGTTCACACTTGATTACACCCCGCTCCAAGCTGGTCTCGCCCTCGTGCCAATCGCAGTCGGAAGCTTCGTCGCCAGCGGAATCAGCTTCCCGCTCACCGCGAAGGTCTCGCCCCTCGGACTGGTTCGTCTCGGCCTCGCCCTCGAGGTTGTCGGCCTGGCCGGCCTCGGTATCGTCGCTGCAGCGTCCGATGCACAGTGGTGGCTCATCGCCCTGGTGCTGTTCTTCTATGGCATCGGCGTCGGCTTCGCAACCTCGCAGGTCACCAACGTGGTCCTTGCAGACGTCCCCGAGGAAGAAGGGGGTCAGAGTTCCGGCATCCAGAGCACCTTCCGTCAACTGGGCTCCGCCCTCGGAATCGCCGCACTCACCACCGTGTTTTTCTCAACTTTGAGCTCGAACCTACGGGACCGTCTGGCCAACGCCGGGCTTCCGGCGGATCAGGTAGCGAAGCTTAGTGAGGCGGTCTCCGACAGCGCCGGCGCCGTAATCGAGCCTCTCTCCAACAATCCTGCCACCGCATCCGTGGCCGACGCAGCACGAGAGGCAATGACGCAAGCACTCACTTTCGGATCGTACCTCGCCGCAGGATTCCTTGTCGTCGGTGTGATCGCCACCTTCCTCATCCCGAACACACGCAAAGCAGAGTTACAAGCTGGCTCCGAGCCGGCGGTTGCTGACGAAATGAGCACCTCCCAGCCATAG
- a CDS encoding DHA2 family efflux MFS transporter permease subunit, producing MTGEGAVGESEGIRYATGPGRWVLTATVLGSGMAGLDATVVNVALPTIGREYDVGVAGLQWVVNAYTLTLAGLLLLGGTLGDRYGRRRLFILGTVWFALASLACALAPNAITLIFARGLQGIGGALLTPGSLAILQSVFVSADRSKAIGAWSGLGGVASAIGPFLGGWLIEAVSWRLIFLINLPLAAAAVLIAIRHVPQPPVQRSRQRLDIVGALSITAGLIGVTYGLISGPNDGWLSPLVVLSLGAGVALLVVFLVWERHATNPMLPLGIFRSVQFSAANAVTFVVYAALGGGLFLLPIVLQQAVGYSPLFAGVALLPITVIMLALSGRSGALADRIGPRLQMSLGPIVIAAGLALLVRIDGSGDYLTQVLPAILVFGLGLAINVAPLTSTALAAAPAEHAGIASGVNNGVARTAGLLAVAVLPVAAGITGDAYLHPSALLEGFRSAVLIAAGLCVAGGVLAAITIRNPSRGAPGPASHELHCALEAPPLRRR from the coding sequence ATGACTGGCGAAGGTGCTGTTGGCGAGAGCGAGGGCATTCGCTATGCGACCGGCCCCGGCAGATGGGTGCTTACTGCGACAGTGCTCGGCTCGGGGATGGCGGGCCTGGACGCCACCGTGGTCAACGTCGCGCTTCCGACAATTGGCCGGGAGTACGACGTCGGCGTCGCAGGCCTGCAGTGGGTGGTGAATGCGTACACGCTCACCCTTGCCGGCCTACTGCTCCTCGGCGGAACGCTGGGCGACCGCTACGGCAGGCGACGGCTCTTCATCCTCGGTACGGTCTGGTTTGCGCTGGCCTCGTTGGCCTGTGCCCTTGCCCCGAACGCGATCACCCTGATTTTTGCCCGCGGCTTGCAGGGGATCGGTGGCGCATTGCTGACTCCCGGCAGTCTTGCGATCCTGCAGTCGGTCTTCGTGTCGGCTGATCGGTCGAAGGCAATCGGTGCCTGGTCCGGGCTCGGAGGCGTGGCCAGCGCCATCGGACCGTTCCTCGGGGGATGGCTGATAGAAGCCGTATCCTGGCGGCTCATCTTCCTGATCAACCTCCCGCTCGCCGCGGCGGCCGTCCTGATCGCCATCCGCCACGTTCCGCAACCTCCGGTGCAAAGAAGCCGGCAGCGGCTGGATATCGTCGGTGCGTTGAGCATTACCGCCGGCCTGATCGGCGTGACTTACGGGCTGATCTCCGGCCCGAACGACGGCTGGCTCTCGCCACTTGTAGTGCTATCGCTCGGGGCCGGAGTGGCGTTGCTGGTCGTGTTCCTGGTTTGGGAGCGGCATGCGACGAATCCGATGCTGCCGCTCGGCATCTTCCGGTCCGTGCAGTTCTCGGCCGCTAACGCGGTGACCTTCGTCGTGTACGCCGCCTTGGGCGGAGGACTTTTCCTGCTGCCGATTGTCTTGCAGCAGGCGGTTGGCTATTCGCCGCTTTTTGCCGGGGTGGCCTTACTCCCAATCACTGTGATCATGTTGGCTCTGTCCGGACGTTCAGGAGCGCTCGCCGATCGGATCGGTCCGCGGCTGCAGATGTCGCTCGGTCCAATCGTGATCGCAGCAGGGCTGGCCCTGCTGGTCCGAATCGACGGCTCAGGGGACTACCTGACCCAGGTGCTGCCCGCCATCCTGGTGTTCGGTCTCGGCCTGGCGATCAACGTGGCGCCGTTGACCTCGACCGCGCTCGCGGCGGCTCCGGCGGAGCACGCGGGCATCGCATCGGGAGTCAACAATGGGGTGGCGCGAACAGCAGGGTTGTTGGCCGTGGCGGTCCTCCCGGTCGCGGCGGGGATCACCGGGGACGCTTACCTGCATCCCTCGGCCTTGCTGGAAGGCTTCCGCAGCGCGGTACTGATCGCAGCCGGTCTGTGCGTTGCCGGCGGCGTGCTGGCAGCCATCACAATTCGGAATCCATCCCGGGGCGCTCCGGGTCCGGCCTCGCACGAGCTGCACTGCGCCCTGGAGGCGCCGCCCTTACGCCGGCGCTGA
- a CDS encoding M20/M25/M40 family metallo-hydrolase, whose translation MTATFDLSGQVAELESLVARYVSLETPTGDPSRIGAFVDELEADLTGLGGKVRRESEPTGDHLVADFPGRGTKAELEPILLLGHYDTVHPAGSLSGTMPLRRAGDTLFGPGVYDMKSGLALIMTALDVLNFRQPSGEAASHRPLRVVFNADEEIGSPTSRRIVELAAEAAVCALGFEAPHPDGSLKLGRWGSTRARVTVTGKEAHAALDPDKGVNAIDELVDQLTALRAVVDRHHDGMLCNVGTISGGGKTNVVPASATAEIGFRFRERASESGVLGELAKIAPLNAGAEVAFEVVTSRPAWQESAQDRRLANLVLDVGRDIGQTLDARPARGAADTNFTGGLGIPTLDGFGPLGQGAHAEHEQIHLPALGERLALILEVLTRL comes from the coding sequence ATGACAGCAACGTTTGATCTTTCAGGCCAAGTTGCCGAGCTGGAATCGCTGGTAGCTCGCTACGTATCTTTGGAGACGCCCACCGGCGATCCGAGTCGGATCGGCGCATTTGTTGATGAGCTCGAGGCCGACCTCACCGGCCTCGGCGGAAAGGTCCGCCGCGAATCCGAACCCACCGGTGATCATTTGGTGGCTGACTTCCCGGGTCGCGGCACCAAAGCGGAACTGGAGCCGATTCTGCTGCTCGGGCACTATGACACGGTTCATCCGGCTGGATCGCTTTCCGGGACGATGCCGCTGAGGCGTGCCGGGGATACATTGTTCGGGCCCGGGGTCTACGACATGAAGAGCGGACTCGCGCTGATCATGACGGCATTGGACGTGCTGAACTTCCGGCAGCCTTCCGGTGAGGCGGCGTCGCATCGTCCGCTGCGCGTGGTGTTCAATGCCGACGAGGAGATTGGCTCGCCGACGTCGCGCCGGATCGTTGAACTGGCGGCCGAGGCGGCCGTGTGCGCCCTTGGATTCGAGGCGCCGCATCCGGATGGCAGCCTGAAACTCGGTCGCTGGGGGAGCACCCGGGCTCGGGTGACGGTGACTGGCAAAGAAGCGCACGCCGCTCTTGACCCGGATAAGGGCGTGAATGCGATCGATGAGCTTGTCGACCAACTGACGGCCCTGCGCGCAGTGGTTGACCGGCATCACGATGGGATGCTCTGCAACGTCGGAACAATCAGCGGCGGCGGAAAAACGAACGTCGTACCCGCGTCCGCCACGGCCGAGATCGGTTTCCGGTTCCGTGAGCGGGCAAGTGAGTCAGGAGTGCTGGGTGAGCTGGCGAAGATCGCGCCGCTGAATGCCGGTGCTGAAGTGGCGTTCGAGGTCGTGACCTCCAGGCCGGCGTGGCAGGAGTCAGCTCAGGACCGCCGGCTGGCCAATCTCGTGCTTGATGTCGGACGTGACATCGGTCAGACGCTCGATGCGCGGCCCGCCCGCGGCGCGGCGGACACGAACTTCACCGGTGGTCTCGGCATCCCTACTCTTGATGGCTTCGGGCCCCTTGGGCAGGGCGCCCATGCTGAGCATGAGCAGATACATCTGCCGGCGCTCGGCGAGCGACTGGCGCTCATTCTGGAAGTGCTGACCCGGCTCTAG
- a CDS encoding GNAT family N-acetyltransferase: MISSPVGTPLVRLLESAEDLQAAAGLYREVFNYSDSEAGVNPRLLKSLQENGGSVVGAKDQNGNVVAFAYGFAAIADGTVFHYSQAAVIRPDYQGFGIGRALKQKQADVARATGTTFMRWAFDPAIARNAHFNLDTLGAVGIRFRRDLYGIGESDRLIVQWDFDSAASAAKPGLSGTKMGGAERESMADEADTSPAVWGRLTETADRAWITIPSSIADLAASDPASASTVRSRLADSLEAALGRGLQVAGCHKIGPGTARYDLVHPQSPATTEDIQ; the protein is encoded by the coding sequence GTGATCTCGTCCCCGGTCGGGACTCCCCTGGTCCGCCTGCTGGAATCTGCCGAAGATCTTCAGGCCGCAGCCGGTCTGTACCGTGAAGTCTTTAACTACAGCGATAGCGAAGCGGGTGTCAACCCCCGGCTGCTGAAATCCCTGCAGGAGAACGGCGGCTCGGTTGTCGGCGCAAAGGATCAGAACGGGAACGTCGTGGCATTCGCCTACGGCTTCGCGGCGATCGCCGACGGTACTGTTTTTCACTACTCGCAGGCCGCCGTTATCCGCCCCGACTATCAAGGCTTCGGCATCGGTCGGGCCCTGAAGCAGAAGCAGGCTGACGTCGCTCGGGCCACCGGCACCACCTTTATGCGCTGGGCCTTCGATCCGGCAATCGCACGGAATGCGCATTTCAACCTTGACACCCTCGGTGCGGTCGGCATCCGGTTCCGCCGGGACCTTTACGGCATCGGTGAGTCGGACCGGCTGATCGTGCAGTGGGATTTCGACTCCGCCGCCTCGGCTGCCAAGCCAGGCCTTTCCGGCACCAAGATGGGCGGTGCCGAGCGTGAGTCCATGGCGGACGAGGCTGATACCTCGCCAGCGGTCTGGGGCCGATTGACCGAGACAGCCGACCGTGCCTGGATCACCATCCCCTCCTCCATCGCGGACCTCGCCGCTTCCGACCCGGCAAGCGCTTCGACCGTGCGCTCTCGGCTGGCCGACAGCCTGGAAGCCGCACTCGGCCGCGGTTTACAGGTGGCCGGATGCCATAAGATCGGCCCCGGCACGGCGCGCTACGATCTCGTGCACCCACAGAGCCCCGCAACCACGGAGGACATCCAGTGA
- a CDS encoding MurR/RpiR family transcriptional regulator yields MTDNHAANRALVTPGDRYGARIARNSSAVALQAQLIAQETANLAEAFEHFANDGAPAAAAAATVAARRRFITGAGKSFAYASLLATDLSAGLSHVTLVDGAIVRPLDLLSELRQTDLLIAFSFRRYRRETISVATEFARSGGTVIAITDDASAPLASIADQTIVVPTDSASYADSPTTVAATIHLLSTLTTASAKGARRRLTERDRISDALGIYQET; encoded by the coding sequence GTGACTGACAACCATGCAGCAAACCGCGCACTTGTCACCCCCGGCGACCGTTATGGCGCGCGAATCGCGCGTAACTCCTCCGCCGTCGCGTTGCAGGCACAGCTCATCGCCCAGGAAACCGCCAATCTGGCAGAGGCGTTCGAACATTTTGCCAATGATGGCGCCCCGGCCGCGGCAGCCGCGGCGACGGTCGCTGCCCGCCGTCGGTTTATCACTGGGGCCGGTAAATCGTTCGCCTACGCCTCCCTGCTTGCCACCGATCTCTCCGCCGGGCTCTCCCACGTCACCCTGGTCGATGGAGCAATAGTGCGCCCGCTCGACCTGCTCAGCGAATTGCGGCAGACAGATCTGCTGATCGCGTTCTCGTTCCGTCGATATCGCAGAGAGACCATCTCGGTGGCCACGGAATTCGCGCGGTCCGGCGGCACCGTCATCGCCATCACGGATGACGCTTCGGCACCGCTGGCATCGATCGCCGACCAAACGATCGTCGTGCCGACCGATAGCGCCTCCTATGCCGATTCGCCGACAACCGTCGCGGCAACCATTCACCTGCTGTCCACGCTGACCACCGCAAGCGCCAAGGGCGCCCGCCGCCGCCTGACCGAACGAGACAGAATCAGCGATGCGCTCGGCATCTACCAGGAGACATGA
- a CDS encoding MarR family winged helix-turn-helix transcriptional regulator, whose amino-acid sequence MHTEDDKEVRDQRDRLMEGLRTYGRTYAELGRRFAASLGLHSTDASALLEILAAEERGTPLSPARLSERIALTAGATSSLLNRLEASGHIVRTRVHTDRRVVTLQSTPGMHGVADEFFEPLAGRLNAMMGAYPMELLGQFESFLTELRVTMDTYAQEHTLRDENDGKSADGVDLTRGDSR is encoded by the coding sequence ATGCACACTGAGGACGATAAGGAGGTCCGAGACCAGCGCGACCGGTTGATGGAGGGGCTCCGGACGTATGGAAGAACCTATGCCGAACTCGGCCGTCGGTTTGCTGCCAGTCTCGGGCTGCACTCGACCGATGCATCCGCACTGCTCGAGATTCTCGCTGCGGAAGAACGCGGCACACCCCTGTCACCGGCGCGCTTGAGTGAAAGGATCGCGCTTACTGCCGGCGCAACGTCGTCTCTGCTCAACCGACTCGAGGCCAGCGGCCACATTGTCCGAACCCGGGTGCACACAGACAGGCGCGTTGTCACGCTCCAGTCCACTCCTGGCATGCACGGAGTCGCGGATGAGTTCTTCGAGCCCCTGGCGGGACGTCTGAACGCAATGATGGGTGCATATCCAATGGAACTGCTTGGCCAATTCGAGTCGTTCTTGACGGAGCTGCGGGTCACCATGGACACGTACGCGCAGGAACATACCTTGCGCGACGAAAACGACGGAAAATCTGCAGACGGAGTCGACCTGACCAGAGGCGACTCACGATAG
- a CDS encoding demethylmenaquinone methyltransferase — MNRAHLDKQPHEVALMFDDVAARYDLTNDVLSLGQARRWRNDVVRAVAPQRGEKILDLAAGTGTSSEPFADLGADVVAGDISQGMLAQGRRRRPDIDFRYADATDLPFDDDTFDAVTISFGLRNIADTKKALTEMLRVTKPCGRLVICEFSTPTFAPFRVVYLEYLMRALPAVARTVSSNPDAYVYLAESIRDWPDQEALARRLTAAGWNNAKFRNLSGGIVALHHAVKPAENA; from the coding sequence ATGAACCGTGCCCATCTGGATAAGCAGCCGCATGAGGTTGCTTTGATGTTCGACGACGTTGCCGCGCGCTACGACCTCACAAATGACGTGCTGTCGCTTGGCCAGGCTCGTCGCTGGCGCAATGACGTCGTCCGCGCCGTCGCGCCGCAGCGCGGTGAGAAGATTCTCGATCTTGCCGCGGGCACGGGTACGTCCAGCGAGCCGTTCGCAGACCTCGGTGCGGACGTGGTCGCCGGCGACATCTCCCAGGGCATGCTGGCGCAGGGCAGGCGCCGTCGGCCGGACATCGACTTCCGGTATGCCGACGCGACAGACCTGCCTTTTGACGACGACACTTTCGACGCAGTCACCATCTCTTTCGGCCTGCGGAACATCGCAGACACGAAGAAGGCGCTCACCGAAATGCTCCGTGTCACCAAACCCTGCGGCCGGCTGGTGATCTGCGAGTTCTCGACCCCGACATTCGCCCCATTCCGGGTCGTCTATCTTGAATACCTGATGCGCGCGCTGCCCGCCGTTGCCCGCACGGTCAGCTCGAACCCGGACGCTTATGTGTACCTCGCCGAGTCGATCAGGGACTGGCCGGACCAGGAGGCGCTGGCCCGGCGGCTCACAGCCGCAGGCTGGAACAACGCGAAGTTCAGGAACCTGTCCGGCGGAATCGTCGCGCTCCATCACGCGGTCAAGCCTGCGGAGAACGCCTAG
- a CDS encoding isochorismate synthase produces the protein MTVSASAPSATLRAHSYFVDGLAQHSDSPLGSELPTTPADFLSRLATSGITAWVRGHSGLVGWGECTRIETAGPDRFAAADAAWRQLVAAGSVRDEVRLPGSGAIAFGSFTFADDSEQSSVLIVPRLLLGRYQGRVWLTVMSLTTDEAAATANPLNSHRPLSQHNPLRKPEAVTVRTGSLDEAGWQDAVVRVVERLRAGDAEKAVLARDVFARAAEPIDVRYVLGVLNATYPSCWTFHIDGLLGATPELLISSHRGEVRSRVLAGTYRTTGDRDADVDAARVVLSAHKDSSEHRYAIDSLTAALRPLCSTLDVDPEPFMLELANVIHLASDAHGELTQDADGSRPSSLAVAATVHPTAAVGGTPTGDAVRIIADEEGMDRGRYSGPVGWMDGNGDGEWAIALRCGQFTSEARDELRLFAGCGIVADSEPGSELEESTAKLAPMLSGLGVEM, from the coding sequence ATGACTGTCTCTGCTTCTGCGCCGTCCGCCACATTGCGGGCACATTCCTACTTCGTCGATGGCCTTGCCCAGCACTCCGATTCACCGCTTGGCAGCGAGTTGCCGACCACCCCGGCTGACTTTCTCTCGCGCTTGGCCACCTCCGGGATCACCGCCTGGGTCCGTGGGCATTCCGGCCTGGTCGGCTGGGGCGAATGCACCCGGATCGAGACAGCCGGACCGGACCGATTTGCCGCTGCCGACGCTGCCTGGCGCCAGCTCGTTGCCGCGGGTTCGGTCAGGGATGAGGTCAGATTGCCGGGCAGCGGAGCCATTGCCTTCGGCAGTTTCACCTTCGCCGACGATTCGGAACAATCGTCGGTTCTGATCGTTCCGCGCCTCCTGCTCGGTCGATACCAGGGCCGGGTCTGGCTCACCGTCATGTCGCTGACCACCGATGAGGCCGCCGCGACAGCGAATCCGCTCAATTCGCATCGGCCGCTGAGCCAGCACAACCCGCTTCGCAAACCGGAAGCCGTCACAGTGCGCACCGGCAGCCTGGACGAGGCCGGTTGGCAGGACGCCGTCGTCCGGGTTGTCGAACGGCTGCGTGCCGGTGACGCCGAGAAGGCGGTGCTGGCGCGCGACGTGTTCGCCCGGGCCGCGGAACCCATCGATGTCCGTTACGTTCTGGGCGTGCTCAACGCGACCTATCCGTCCTGCTGGACTTTTCACATCGACGGGCTGCTGGGCGCCACGCCCGAATTGCTGATCAGCTCGCACCGTGGCGAGGTTCGGTCGCGGGTGCTGGCGGGAACGTACCGGACCACCGGAGATCGCGACGCGGACGTCGATGCCGCCCGGGTGGTGTTGTCCGCGCACAAAGACAGCTCGGAGCACCGCTACGCCATCGATTCACTTACCGCCGCCCTGCGGCCGCTGTGCTCGACTCTTGACGTCGATCCGGAACCGTTCATGCTCGAACTCGCCAATGTGATTCACCTGGCCAGCGACGCGCATGGCGAATTGACACAGGATGCCGACGGTAGCCGGCCGTCGTCGCTTGCAGTCGCTGCGACAGTGCATCCGACTGCCGCGGTTGGCGGCACGCCGACCGGGGACGCGGTACGAATCATTGCCGATGAGGAAGGCATGGACCGGGGGCGCTATTCCGGGCCGGTCGGCTGGATGGATGGCAATGGCGATGGCGAATGGGCCATCGCGTTGCGCTGCGGACAGTTCACCTCCGAAGCGCGGGACGAACTCAGACTGTTTGCGGGCTGCGGGATCGTTGCCGACTCCGAACCGGGGAGCGAACTCGAGGAGTCGACCGCGAAGCTCGCGCCGATGCTGAGCGGACTGGGCGTAGAGATGTGA